A portion of the Mytilus galloprovincialis chromosome 12, xbMytGall1.hap1.1, whole genome shotgun sequence genome contains these proteins:
- the LOC143054155 gene encoding uncharacterized protein LOC143054155 gives METPLEGCDVCGEDHATVLCPELGLHNSDLEDVVVTRARLTLPHSLQAVDLGNGEVTVYSTENLCKKTQFGPYEAKRTTHEFNDDGLFVLKILTKDGMNVSLDTTEESECNWMCLVQAATESHQQNLMAYQLGTSIFYSTTRNIDPGTELRVWYAPQYAKRLGKQPNPDGYSKVMLGMKVVYPSVDELAESQIIKNVVEEGSKHLSESPEEVIENQQMEINTSLEQGMSQTEEDDQQLIPITNYRCRRCGEGFMTEIELGKHIREHINPPGSGRRGRLPKVDKVIKILPKKKKTGKMEKEDTDSCENDEEFTPKSYQMFKIEPQDPTRLRVLPKRRLKGRRTTGFLVDEEFLLTKSQIKTEPEEVTAEVHVEILKKDESASTKRKRGRPPQKSSKTVESPNSKRKKIFEKEIETEKCITQSDELRNDCAGELLEKVDTVNTDDNTVDNHDTGNKIEDDDKHMNLQCTAAETNEIIDAPANKADNQNENANAITEEVTSNNEFSSTVLESSEFPSDYLMASNHTTIESEQGKNEELNKTSVEERDTEENEKLSAVKTEQKVTDGENSSKENIDEEISKEKIEEETSKEKIEEETSKENIEEEISKDNIDDETSNDHIDEEEGSDKSSGKSEKENSKNKKDDNKKIHKKITKSKKEKDKMKRKARLLPIPMEVRDTPNGKEYICTICNKKYNTERYLRLHAPKHTSEFRCETCGKSFARKESLQKHECRFSAKIITKEPTESGQQTEGNQMYSCSKCEEQFYDLVEAENHLQVHRIGITCEHCKQVFLKRVQWNQHVCPDVEKSRYSCDICFQTFGNEQSLFRHVAMHTDIYKCEKCEKCFSRKDSLLRHITTCCPDKAEDYGVFSCRKCSKTFGTKLGLENHEARCSMHCCDACFQVFDTKPSLDEHKCRPLPENSDSSTKQVKFSCSECNKSFKNLHYLLQHKQVHCNSHECEVCGKRLKSQEDKEDHERFCLAVNKIKMEGKIKCDRCGEEFFLAKEYKEHYQTHTHTYHCEKCDKRFVKIGTLHTHQCVTAEGVNCQFCKRDFKSKKTFQLHMVTHSDIVSQCPKCSKYFENDIFDDHSCDVEESKEEESSAKYMCHLCGKNFVSTSNLNKHMKVHGDKSISCPYCDKKFHYPEYLKVHIAGVHEKKTQYQCSECGKILTSKPGLVSHMKLFHCETKEVYPCPECGKCFSQKGNMKTHMFSHGKERTFQCTYCTKAFKYPDQLNRHKLCHTLGMKFQCEICEKSFVKDYELQKHIQVNHSNKMYVCEFCGSRCGLKHTLQRHYKRKHNASAHLVDNAEYLESRYQEVDIDNSPMNRTNIVSMVELMPQAAAEALSSLSTSVGQQTVISNEVAQLISQDGTIVQLPGHDNMFTIPTSQGSGGDEQTVVILQIVNPQEQQIEVQEMETQVIDTMELETTSQDVTDYQYTENIISTS, from the exons ATGGAGACTCCATTAGAAG GATGTGATGTATGTGGGGAAGATCATGCTACAGTGCTGTGTCCTGAACTTGGTCTACATAATTCTGATCTTGAAGATGTTGTAGTTACAAG GGCAAGGCTGACATTACCTCATTCTCTGCAAGCAGTAGATTTAGGCAATGGAGAAGTGACTGTTTACAGCACTGAAAATCTTTGTAAAAAAACACAGTTTGGACCTTATGAAGCGAAAAGGACAACACATGAGTTTAATGATGATGGCTTATTTGTTCTGAAG attttgaCAAAAGATGGCATGAATGTTAGTCTGGACACAACAGAGGAGAGTGAATGTAACTGGATGTGTTTGGTCCAAGCTGCTACTGAATCTCATCAACAAAATCTGATGGCATATCAACTGGGTACCAGTATATTCTACAGTACAACCAGGAATATTGACCCTGGGACAGAGCTACGTGTGTGGTATGCTCCACAGTATGCTAAACGCCTGGGAAAACAACCTAATCCTGATGGCTATAGTAAAG TTATGCTAGGTATGAAGGTTGTCTATCCATCAGTAGACGAATTGGCAGAGAGCCAGATTATCAAAAATGTTGTGGAAGAGGGAAGCAAACATTTGAGTGAATCACCAGAAGAGGTCATTGAAAACCAACAAATGGAGATTAATACTTCATTAGAACAAGGAATGTCACAG acTGAAGAAGATGATCAACAGTTGATACCAATAACAAACTACAGATGTCGACGTTGTGGAGAAGGATTTATGACAGAGATTGAACTTGGAAAACATATAAGAGAACATATAAATCCACCAGGGTCTGGCAGAAGAGGAAGATTACCAAAAGTGGACAAAGTCATCAAGATTTTACCAAAGAAAAAGAAGACAGGAAAAATGGAAAAAGAGGATACGGATAGCTGTGAGAATGATGAAGAATTCACACCTAAATCATACCAGATGTTTAAAATAGAACCTCAAGATCCCACACGCTTAAGAGTTCTGCCTAAGCGTAGACTGAAAGGGAGGAGAACGACTGGATTCTTAGTTGATGAAGAATTTCTGCTTACTAAATCTCAAATTAAAACAGAACCTGAAGAAGTCACAGCAGAGGTACATGTTGAGATCCTAAAGAAAGATGAGTCAGCTTCCACCAAAAGAAAACGTGGCAGACCACCTCAAAAGAGTAGTAAAACTGTTGAGTCTccaaattcaaaaaggaaaaaaatatttgaaaaagaaattgaaacaGAGAAATGTATTACACAATCAGATGAACTGAGAAATGATTGTGCAGGTGAGTTGCTTGAGAAAGTTGATACAGTTAATACAGATGACAACACTGTTGATAATCATGATACTGGCAACAAAATTGAAGATGATGATAAGCATATGAATTTACAATGCACAGCTGctgaaacaaatgaaataattgaTGCTCCAGCTAACAAAGCTGACAATCAGAATGAGAATGCTAATGCTATAACAGAGGAAGTCACATCAAACAATGAGTTCAGTTCTACAGTGTTAGAGTCGTCAGAGTTTCCTTCTGATTATCTTATGGCATCAAACCATACAACAATAGAgagtgaacagggaaaaaatgaAGAATTGAATAAAACATCGGTAGAGGAAAGAGACacagaagaaaatgaaaaattatcagcTGTCAAAACTGAACAGAAAGTAACAGATGGAGAAAACAGCAGCAAAGAGAACATAGATGAAGAAATCAGCAAAGAAAAAATAGAGGAAGAAACTAGCAAAGAAAAAATAGAGGAAGAAACTAGCAAAGAAAACATAGAGGAAGAAATAAGCAAGGATAACATAGATGACGAAACTAGCAACGATCATATAGATGAAGAAGAAGGCAGTGATAAAAGCAGTGGGAAATCAGAAAAAGAAaactctaaaaataaaaaagatgacaacaaaaaaattcacaagaaaattaccaaatcaaaaaaggaaaaagataaaatgaaaagaaaggCAAGATTACTACCTATACCAATGGAAGTTAGAGATACACCTAATGGTAAAGAGTATATTTGTACcatctgtaataaaaaatataatactgaAAGGTACTTGCGTCTTCATGCTCCAAAACACACAAGTGAATTTAGGTGTGAAACGTGTGGCAAGTCTTTTGCTAGGAAGGAAAGTTTACAGAAACATGAATGTCGTTTTTCTGCTAAGATTATTACAAAGGAGCCAACTGAATCGGGACAACAGACAGAAGGTAATCAAATGTATAGTTGTTCAAAATGTGAAGAACAGTTTTATGACCTGGTAGAAGCAGAGAATCATTTGCAAGTacacaggattggaattacatgtGAACATTGTAAACAAGTATTCTTAAAAAGGGTCCAATGGAACCAGCATGTTTGTCCAGATGTGGAAAAATCCAGATATTCATGTGACATTTGTTTCCAGACATTTGGGAATGAACAGAGCTTGTTCCGTCATGTTGCAATGCACACTGATATCTATAAATGTGAAAAGTGTGAGAAATGCTTTTCACGAAAGGATTCTTTGCTTCGTCATATTACTACTTGTTGTCCAGATAAGGCTGAGGATTACGGTGTTTTTTCATGCAGGAAATGTAGTAAAACTTTTGGAACAAAGCTAGGATTGGAAAATCATGAAGCAAGATGCAGCATGCATTGTTGTGATGCCTGTTTTCAAGTCTTTGATACAAAACCCAGTTTGGATGAACATAAATGTAGACCTCTACCAGAAAACAGTGACTCTAGCACAAAACAAGTGAAATTTAGCTGTAGCGAATGTAATAAATCGTTTAAAAACCTGCATTATCTTCTCCAGCATAAACAAGTTCACTGTAATTCTCATGAATGTGAGGTATGTGGCAAAAGGCTGAAAAGTCAGGAAGATAAAGAAGATCATGAGAGATTCTGTCTCGcagtgaataaaataaaaatggaagGCAAAATAAAATGCGATCGTTGTGGAGAAGAATTCTTTTTAGCAAAAGAATATAAAGAACATTACCAGACACATACTCACACGTATCACTGTGAAAAGTGTGACAAACGATTTGTAAAAATAGGCACTTTACACACTCACCAGTGTGTGACAGCAGAAGGCGTTAATTGCCAGTTTTGTAAAAGagattttaaaagtaaaaaaacatttCAACTACATATGGTCACACATTCAGATATTGTGTCACAGTGTCCAAAATgtagtaaatattttgaaaatgatatttttgatgACCATTCATGTGATGTGGAAGAATCGAAAGAAGAGGAATCATCTGCAAAGTATATGTGTCACctttgtgggaaaaattttgtCAGCACTAGTAATTTGAACAAACACATGAAAGTACATGGAGACAAGTCCATTTCTTGTCCATATTGTGACAAAAAATTCCATTATCCAGAATATCTTAAAGTTCACATAGCAGGTGTCCATGAAAAAAAGACCCAGTATCAATGTTCCGAATGTGGAAAAATTTTAACGTCCAAGCCAGGACTTGTGTCGCATATGAAATTATTTCACTGTGAAACTAAAGAAGTGTATCCTTGTCCAGAATGTGGGAAATGTTTCAGTCAGAAAGGAAATATGAAAACACACATGTTTTCTCACGGTAAAGAACGAACATTTCAATGCACATATTGTACCAAGGCATTCAAATATCCTGACCAACTCAATCGTCACAAACTATGTCACACATTGGGTATGAAATTCCAATGTGAAATTTGTGAGAAGTCTTTTGTGAAGGATTACGAGCTACAAAAACACATACAGGTTAATCACagtaataaaatgtatgtgtgCGAGTTTTGTGGATCTCGGTGTGGACTTAAGCATACATTACAGAGACATTATAAAAGAAAGCACAATGCCTCTGCTCACCTGGTTGATAATGCTGAATACCTGGAATCACGTTACCAAGAAGTTGATATTGACAACTCGCCAATGAACAGGACAAATATTGTGTCAATGGTGGAATTAATGCCACAAGCTGCCGCTGAAGCTTTGAGTAGTCTGTCCACATCAGTGGGTCAACAAACTGTAATTTCTAACGAAGTGGCACAATTGATTAGTCAGGACGGAACTATAGTACAACTTCCTGGCCATGACAACATGTTTACAATTCCTACAAGTCAGGGCAGTGGTGGTGATGAGCAGACAGTAGTCATTCTTCAGATTGTGAATCCTCAGGAACAACAAATAGAAGTCCAAGAAATGGAAACCCAGGTTATAGACACAATGGAGTTAGAAACAACAAGTCAAGATGTAACAGACTATCAATATACTGAAAATATCATCAGTACTTCTTAA